One region of Dissulfurirhabdus thermomarina genomic DNA includes:
- the ruvA gene encoding Holliday junction branch migration protein RuvA: MIGLVRGRVHAVFADGVLVDTGGVGYEVRMPARGLAELPREGEVVLYTHVVWREDSIALYGFPRPEEKEMFRILLEVSGVGPRLALSVLSAMTVEDLLYALAAGEAHRLQAIHGVGKKTAARLCVDLRERARDFLEAAYGKAPPPTAAPGGAAAGPVLADALSALENLGYRPAEAERILARAREEIEGEPTVEELVRRALRLLAGTR; the protein is encoded by the coding sequence GTGATCGGCCTGGTCCGGGGGCGGGTCCACGCCGTCTTCGCCGACGGCGTCCTGGTGGATACCGGCGGCGTGGGGTACGAGGTCCGCATGCCGGCCCGGGGGCTGGCAGAGCTCCCCCGGGAGGGAGAGGTCGTGCTCTACACCCACGTGGTCTGGCGGGAGGACAGCATCGCCCTCTACGGGTTCCCCCGGCCGGAGGAGAAGGAGATGTTCCGGATCCTCCTCGAGGTCTCCGGGGTGGGGCCCAGGCTGGCCTTGTCGGTGCTTTCCGCCATGACCGTGGAGGACCTGCTCTACGCCCTGGCCGCCGGCGAGGCCCACCGGCTCCAGGCCATCCACGGCGTGGGCAAGAAGACCGCGGCCCGCCTCTGCGTGGATCTCCGGGAACGGGCCCGGGACTTCCTGGAGGCGGCCTACGGCAAGGCCCCGCCGCCGACGGCGGCTCCGGGTGGCGCCGCCGCCGGGCCGGTCCTGGCCGACGCCCTCTCCGCCCTCGAGAACCTCGGCTACCGGCCGGCGGAGGCCGAGCGCATCCTCGCCCGGGCCCGGGAGGAGATCGAGGGCGAACCCACGGTGGAGGAACTCGTGCGCCGCGCCCTTCGCCTTTTGGCCGGGACACGGTAA
- a CDS encoding Na/Pi symporter, which produces MPRPPLPARPGRSVLERLRGPALFVAFLCLLYAFFLSIGGMQAAFKGMGAGFSRSLFTLTHNPVVGLFVGILSTSLIQSSSTTTSLVVALVASGALDVTHAIPIVMGANIGTSVTNTLVSLGHITRSSEFRRAFAAATVHDFFNLLTVTVLLPVEMATGYLARTSTLLAEAFSRAGGLTFTSPVKAVTKPVIHAVHGAFEAGLGEPLAGICLLAAGFVVLFAALAGIVKVMRLLLMGRLEVAFNRFVGGSALGGMGIGLVCTALVQSSSVTTSLLVPLAGAGILGIRQVFPVTLGANVGTTVTALLAAMAVETQGGGPSGGLVVALSHLLFNLTGIALIYPVERIRRIPINLARRLALAATRKKRVAFYYVLGVFFLAPLLLIGITDFQGLVRLFGGA; this is translated from the coding sequence ATGCCACGCCCGCCGCTGCCAGCCCGACCCGGCCGATCCGTCCTGGAAAGGCTCCGGGGCCCAGCCCTCTTCGTCGCCTTCCTGTGCCTGCTCTACGCCTTCTTTCTCAGTATCGGCGGAATGCAGGCCGCCTTCAAGGGCATGGGGGCGGGATTCTCCAGGAGCCTCTTCACCCTGACCCACAACCCCGTTGTGGGGCTCTTCGTGGGCATCCTCTCCACCAGCCTCATCCAGAGCTCATCCACCACCACCTCGCTCGTGGTGGCGCTCGTGGCCTCCGGGGCCCTGGACGTCACCCACGCCATCCCCATCGTCATGGGGGCCAACATCGGGACCTCCGTCACCAACACCCTGGTCTCCCTGGGCCACATCACCCGGTCGAGCGAGTTCCGGCGCGCCTTCGCCGCGGCCACCGTGCACGACTTCTTCAACCTCCTCACCGTGACCGTCCTGCTTCCCGTGGAGATGGCCACGGGCTACCTGGCCCGCACCTCCACGCTGCTTGCCGAGGCCTTCAGCCGGGCCGGCGGCCTCACCTTCACGAGCCCGGTGAAGGCGGTGACGAAGCCCGTGATCCACGCCGTGCACGGGGCCTTCGAGGCCGGCCTGGGGGAGCCCCTGGCCGGGATCTGCCTCCTGGCGGCGGGGTTCGTGGTGCTCTTCGCGGCGCTGGCCGGGATCGTCAAGGTGATGCGGCTGCTCCTCATGGGACGACTCGAAGTGGCCTTCAACCGGTTCGTCGGCGGCAGCGCCCTGGGCGGCATGGGGATCGGCCTGGTCTGCACCGCCCTGGTCCAGAGCAGCTCCGTCACCACCTCGCTCCTCGTCCCCCTGGCCGGGGCCGGCATTCTGGGCATCCGCCAGGTCTTCCCCGTGACCCTCGGCGCCAACGTGGGGACCACCGTCACCGCCCTCCTGGCGGCCATGGCGGTGGAGACGCAGGGAGGCGGACCCTCCGGGGGCCTCGTGGTGGCCCTCTCGCACCTGCTCTTCAACCTCACGGGGATCGCCCTCATCTATCCCGTGGAACGGATCCGCCGCATCCCCATCAACCTGGCGCGGCGGCTGGCCCTTGCGGCCACCCGAAAGAAGCGGGTCGCCTTCTATTACGTCCTCGGGGTCTTTTTCCTGGCGCCCCTGCTGCTCATCGGCATCACCGATTTCCAGGGACTCGTCCGCCTCTTCGGCGGTGCCTGA
- a CDS encoding Mrp/NBP35 family ATP-binding protein yields MSKGKENVAANPVLSQQDEAIRDKLGQIEHKIMVMSGKGGVGKSTVSINLAVGLSLENFYVGLLDVDLHGPNVPKMLGVERGELQRRPDGTVGPVYYSPNLKFMSVEPLLPDKDSAVMWRGPMKMSAIRQFIYDIEWGKLDYLVIDAPPGTGDEPMTVAQIIPDAYAVVVTTPQEVSILDVRKSISFCRHVNMPVLGIVENMSGMICPHCGKAIDVFKRGGGERLAEELGVPFLGRVPVDPRIVTTGDAGKPMMAAYPNSHTAEAMGKVVQRVINATQMMALQQREQKAEEEATTS; encoded by the coding sequence GTGAGCAAGGGCAAGGAAAACGTGGCGGCCAACCCCGTGCTGTCCCAGCAGGACGAGGCCATTCGCGACAAGCTCGGCCAGATCGAGCACAAGATCATGGTGATGAGTGGAAAGGGCGGCGTGGGAAAGAGCACCGTCTCCATCAACCTCGCCGTGGGGCTCTCCCTCGAGAACTTCTACGTCGGGCTCCTGGACGTGGACCTCCACGGCCCCAACGTGCCGAAGATGCTGGGCGTCGAGCGCGGCGAGCTCCAGCGGCGGCCCGACGGCACCGTCGGACCGGTCTACTATTCGCCGAACCTCAAGTTCATGTCCGTGGAGCCGCTCCTTCCCGACAAGGATTCCGCGGTCATGTGGCGCGGCCCCATGAAGATGTCCGCCATCCGGCAGTTCATCTACGACATCGAGTGGGGCAAGCTCGACTACCTCGTCATCGACGCCCCCCCGGGCACCGGCGACGAGCCCATGACCGTGGCCCAGATCATCCCCGACGCCTACGCCGTGGTGGTGACCACCCCCCAGGAGGTCTCCATCCTGGACGTCCGCAAATCCATCAGCTTCTGCCGGCATGTCAACATGCCCGTCCTCGGCATCGTCGAGAACATGAGCGGGATGATCTGCCCCCATTGCGGAAAGGCCATCGACGTCTTCAAGCGCGGCGGTGGCGAACGCCTGGCCGAGGAACTCGGCGTGCCCTTCCTCGGCCGCGTCCCGGTGGATCCCCGGATCGTCACCACCGGGGACGCCGGCAAACCCATGATGGCCGCCTATCCCAACAGCCACACCGCCGAGGCCATGGGCAAGGTGGTCCAGCGGGTGATCAACGCCACCCAGATGATGGCCCTGCAGCAGCGGGAGCAAAAGGCCGAAGAGGAGGCCACCACATCCTGA
- a CDS encoding Lon protease family protein, with product MAGIALTKESLRYSVDPDSLGFERLSQAPAAGRDIVAQERAVEALNFGLRIRHPDFNVFVAGDQETGLADLARAFVEETARAADAAPSDWCYVHNFRDPDAPLAVELPRGEGRRFQAAMAELVDNLRLHVPKIFESETYLARKEEVIRGFNKARAGVFEELDAKVRAQGFLLQADQSGMMVMPAKEGDTPMTPEDIAALSEEEQKALRAKSEDLHREMGAAMRRIHEMEHDVRRRLKDLDRELVGQTADSLMEELRAAYGEHPVLSGYLSDVREDVVRNMDAFRQKAPEGMPPFPFPGMGGPSFTQYEVNVLVDHGTTEGAPVVFEANPTYANLFGTVERKAQFGALFTDFTMIRAGALHRANGGYLVVKALDLLKWPFSYEALKRCLRHRRLEVEDLGEQLGVFSTKTLKPKPVPLDVKVILLGAPEMYHLLYNLDEDFRDLFKVKAHMDTLVDRDEAHLAEYLGFLRSLVERGAIRDLDKGGVARILEYSAELAGSQDKLTLRREEVADILREADYWASADGSGVISAAHVQRAVDAKERRAGLYADRIQELLRKDVLKVATDGAAVGQVNGLAIHDLGDTLFGKPARITAAVSLGKEGVVNVEREAELSGRIHTKGVVILSGYLRSRFAADKPLTLTATLCFEQSYGMVDGDSASAAELFALLSALSGVPIDQGRAVTGAVSQTGQILPIGGVSKKIEGFFDLCAERGLTGSQGVLIPEANVRDLMLKPAVVEAVAAGRFHVWAIHTVEEGIELLTGRPAGTPGPDGRYPDGSLFAMVDARLRALAEEARRFAREEGGGEGRPEGAGST from the coding sequence ATGGCCGGCATCGCCCTGACCAAGGAATCGCTCCGCTACTCGGTGGATCCCGACAGCCTCGGCTTCGAGCGCCTGAGCCAGGCGCCGGCGGCCGGCCGGGACATCGTGGCCCAGGAACGGGCCGTGGAGGCCCTGAACTTCGGTCTCCGCATCCGCCACCCGGACTTCAACGTCTTCGTGGCCGGCGACCAGGAGACGGGGCTGGCCGATCTGGCCCGCGCCTTCGTGGAAGAGACCGCCCGGGCCGCCGACGCCGCGCCCTCCGACTGGTGCTACGTCCACAACTTCCGGGACCCGGACGCCCCCCTGGCCGTGGAACTTCCCAGGGGGGAGGGACGCCGGTTCCAGGCGGCCATGGCGGAGCTCGTGGACAACCTCCGCCTCCACGTCCCCAAGATCTTCGAGAGCGAGACCTACCTGGCCCGGAAGGAAGAGGTGATCCGAGGCTTCAACAAGGCCCGTGCCGGGGTCTTCGAGGAGCTGGACGCCAAGGTCCGGGCCCAGGGCTTCCTCCTCCAGGCCGACCAGTCGGGCATGATGGTCATGCCCGCCAAGGAGGGCGACACCCCCATGACCCCGGAGGACATCGCCGCCCTCTCGGAGGAGGAGCAGAAGGCCCTTCGCGCCAAGAGCGAGGACCTCCACCGGGAGATGGGGGCTGCCATGCGCCGGATCCACGAGATGGAGCACGATGTGCGCCGGCGGCTCAAGGACCTCGACCGGGAACTCGTGGGGCAGACCGCCGATTCGCTCATGGAGGAACTCCGGGCGGCCTACGGGGAGCACCCCGTGCTCTCCGGCTACCTCTCCGACGTCCGGGAGGACGTGGTCCGCAACATGGACGCCTTCCGCCAGAAGGCCCCGGAGGGGATGCCCCCCTTTCCCTTCCCAGGCATGGGGGGGCCGAGCTTCACCCAGTACGAGGTCAACGTCCTGGTGGACCACGGGACCACCGAGGGGGCCCCTGTGGTCTTCGAGGCGAACCCCACCTACGCCAACCTCTTCGGGACGGTGGAACGCAAGGCCCAGTTCGGGGCCCTCTTCACGGACTTCACCATGATCCGGGCCGGAGCCCTCCACCGGGCCAACGGCGGCTACCTCGTGGTAAAGGCCCTGGACCTCCTCAAGTGGCCCTTCAGCTACGAGGCCCTCAAGCGCTGCCTCCGCCACCGCCGCCTCGAGGTGGAAGACCTCGGCGAGCAGCTCGGCGTCTTCTCCACCAAGACCCTGAAGCCCAAGCCCGTCCCCCTCGACGTCAAGGTGATCCTGCTCGGCGCCCCGGAGATGTACCACCTCCTCTACAACCTGGACGAGGACTTCCGGGATCTCTTCAAGGTGAAGGCCCACATGGACACCCTGGTGGACCGGGACGAGGCGCACCTGGCCGAATACCTCGGCTTCCTCCGGTCCCTCGTGGAGCGGGGCGCCATCCGCGACCTGGACAAGGGCGGGGTGGCCCGGATCCTGGAGTACAGCGCGGAGCTGGCCGGCTCCCAGGACAAGCTCACGCTCCGGCGCGAGGAGGTGGCCGACATCCTCCGGGAGGCCGACTACTGGGCCTCGGCGGACGGCAGCGGCGTCATCTCCGCCGCCCACGTCCAGCGGGCCGTGGACGCCAAGGAGCGCCGCGCCGGGCTCTACGCGGACCGCATCCAGGAACTCCTCCGCAAGGACGTCCTCAAGGTGGCCACCGACGGCGCTGCCGTCGGGCAGGTCAACGGGCTGGCCATCCACGACCTCGGCGACACCCTCTTCGGAAAGCCCGCCCGGATCACCGCGGCGGTCTCCCTGGGCAAGGAGGGCGTGGTGAACGTGGAGCGGGAGGCGGAGCTCAGCGGCCGGATCCACACCAAGGGCGTGGTCATCCTGTCCGGGTACCTGCGCTCGCGATTCGCGGCGGACAAGCCCCTCACCCTCACCGCCACCCTGTGCTTCGAGCAAAGTTACGGCATGGTGGACGGGGATTCGGCCTCGGCGGCGGAGCTCTTCGCCCTCTTGTCGGCCCTCTCCGGGGTGCCCATCGACCAGGGGCGGGCCGTCACCGGCGCGGTGAGCCAGACGGGGCAGATCCTCCCCATCGGCGGGGTGAGCAAGAAGATCGAGGGGTTCTTCGATCTCTGCGCCGAGCGGGGTCTCACCGGGAGCCAGGGGGTCCTCATCCCCGAGGCCAACGTCCGGGACCTCATGCTGAAGCCGGCGGTGGTGGAGGCCGTGGCCGCCGGGCGGTTCCACGTGTGGGCCATCCACACGGTGGAGGAGGGGATCGAACTCCTGACGGGCCGGCCCGCCGGGACGCCCGGGCCGGACGGCCGCTACCCGGACGGCAGCCTCTTCGCCATGGTGGACGCCCGGCTGCGTGCCCTGGCGGAAGAGGCACGCCGTTTCGCGAGGGAAGAGGGCGGAGGGGAAGGGCGGCCCGAGGGGGCCGGCTCTACATGA
- a CDS encoding dynamin family protein, with translation MTEPVKAAQDLAKEIEDRLRARMGPLLARYGYDLEALVTPLRWRPVVLVIGNYSSGKSTFINELLGVDVQRTGQAPTDDSFTVLTAPEGEEPEGEVPGPTLVNDERLPFASLRRFGEGLLTHFRLKRVAAPLLREVAVIDTPGMLDSVTEKDRGYHYLGVVGELAHLADLIILMFDPHKAGTIKETYEAIRSTLPEATGEDRVLYVLNRIDECENMADLVRAYGTLCWNLSQMTGRKDMPRIYLTFAPGTGPVRPGFEVWASERDELKREVGNAPRLRLSHILHRVEREIRELAMEVEALRNFRQRFGRRFACTCRGIGVGAVGAFLFTDVLVRLLLGSPEVPFLVGLVGGTLTPEQFLWPIIGVLGVISGGALYIQRFMFPRFVRRTLEDLDGLVPLDTAYRQDLWKKVSGRVRRLVAEQAPRQVLVAHARNLSRIERFLADDLKAFYERIQAR, from the coding sequence ATGACCGAACCAGTCAAGGCGGCGCAGGACCTGGCGAAGGAGATCGAGGACCGGCTCCGGGCCCGGATGGGCCCGTTGCTGGCCCGCTACGGCTACGACCTCGAGGCCCTCGTGACACCGCTGCGCTGGCGCCCCGTGGTGCTGGTCATCGGCAACTACTCCTCCGGAAAGTCCACCTTCATCAACGAGTTGCTCGGCGTGGACGTGCAGCGGACGGGACAGGCGCCCACCGACGACAGCTTCACCGTGCTCACCGCGCCGGAGGGCGAAGAGCCGGAAGGGGAGGTCCCCGGGCCGACGCTGGTGAACGACGAACGTTTGCCCTTCGCCTCCCTCCGCCGGTTCGGCGAGGGGCTCCTCACCCACTTCCGCCTCAAGCGGGTCGCGGCGCCGCTGCTCCGGGAGGTGGCCGTCATCGACACCCCGGGCATGCTGGATTCGGTCACCGAGAAGGACCGGGGCTACCACTACCTGGGCGTGGTCGGGGAGCTGGCCCACCTGGCCGATCTCATCATCCTGATGTTCGACCCCCACAAGGCGGGCACCATCAAGGAGACCTACGAGGCCATCCGGAGCACGCTCCCGGAGGCCACCGGGGAGGACCGGGTCCTCTACGTCCTCAACCGCATCGACGAGTGCGAGAACATGGCCGACCTCGTCCGGGCCTACGGGACCCTGTGCTGGAACCTCTCCCAGATGACGGGGCGCAAGGACATGCCGCGCATCTACCTCACCTTCGCCCCCGGCACCGGCCCGGTCCGCCCGGGGTTCGAGGTCTGGGCCTCCGAGCGCGACGAACTCAAGCGGGAGGTGGGAAACGCCCCCCGGCTGCGCCTCAGCCACATCCTCCACCGGGTGGAGCGGGAGATCCGGGAACTCGCCATGGAGGTGGAGGCCCTTCGGAACTTCCGCCAGCGCTTCGGCCGCCGATTCGCGTGCACCTGCCGCGGCATCGGGGTGGGAGCGGTGGGCGCCTTCCTCTTCACCGACGTCCTGGTTCGGCTCCTGTTGGGGTCCCCGGAGGTGCCCTTCCTGGTGGGCCTGGTGGGCGGCACCCTCACGCCGGAACAGTTCCTCTGGCCCATCATCGGGGTCCTCGGCGTCATCTCCGGCGGCGCCCTCTACATCCAGCGGTTCATGTTCCCCCGGTTCGTCCGCCGCACCCTGGAAGACCTGGACGGCCTCGTCCCCCTGGACACCGCCTACCGGCAGGATCTCTGGAAGAAGGTCTCGGGCCGGGTGCGCCGCCTCGTCGCGGAACAGGCCCCCCGCCAGGTCCTGGTGGCCCATGCACGGAACCTCTCCCGCATCGAGCGTTTCCTGGCGGACGACCTGAAGGCCTTCTACGAGCGCATACAGGCCCGGTAG
- the ruvC gene encoding crossover junction endodeoxyribonuclease RuvC, with the protein MDLILGIDPGSRATGFGLVAVDGTRFRCLGAGVLRTRAGWDLAERLHRIHEGLVEVIRRHRPTAAAVENVFQARNPRSALLLGHVRGVAILAAVREGIPVFEYTPTQVKQAVVGYGRAEKGQVQHMVRLLLNLERRPPQDAADALGVAVCHANFAAGPLARAAQQAGRAP; encoded by the coding sequence TTGGACCTCATCCTCGGCATCGATCCCGGTTCCCGGGCCACCGGTTTCGGCCTCGTGGCCGTGGATGGGACCCGCTTCCGGTGCCTGGGGGCGGGGGTCTTGCGGACCCGCGCCGGGTGGGACCTCGCAGAGCGCCTTCACCGGATCCACGAAGGGCTGGTGGAGGTGATCCGGCGCCATCGGCCCACCGCCGCCGCCGTGGAGAACGTCTTCCAGGCCCGCAATCCCCGCTCTGCGTTGCTGCTGGGCCACGTGCGGGGCGTGGCCATCCTGGCCGCCGTCCGGGAAGGGATCCCCGTCTTCGAGTACACGCCCACCCAGGTCAAGCAGGCGGTGGTGGGGTACGGGCGGGCGGAGAAGGGCCAGGTCCAGCACATGGTGCGGCTCTTGCTGAACCTGGAACGCCGGCCGCCCCAGGACGCCGCCGACGCCCTCGGGGTGGCCGTCTGCCATGCGAATTTCGCCGCGGGTCCCCTCGCCCGGGCCGCACAGCAGGCCGGGAGGGCGCCGTGA
- a CDS encoding YebC/PmpR family DNA-binding transcriptional regulator produces MSGHSKWSTIKHKKGAQDARRGRIFTKLIREIMVAARLGGGDPEANPRLRAAIAAAKAQNMPKDNIERAIKKGTGELEGTAYEEVTYEGYGPGGVAVLVEAMTDNRQRTVADLRYLFGKRGGNLGEPGSVAWMFEKKGLIVVSKDAVDEDALMEAAIEAGAEDIQDQGGEWEIHTTPETFGEVKEALDRAGIPCLSAEISMVPKTTVEVAEEKKALQVLQLMEALEDHDDVQHVYANFDIPEEILEKAQ; encoded by the coding sequence ATGTCAGGCCATTCCAAGTGGAGCACCATCAAGCACAAGAAGGGCGCCCAGGACGCCCGGCGCGGGCGGATCTTCACGAAGCTCATCCGCGAGATCATGGTGGCCGCCCGCCTCGGCGGCGGCGACCCGGAGGCCAACCCCCGGCTGCGGGCGGCCATCGCCGCCGCCAAGGCCCAGAACATGCCGAAGGACAACATCGAGCGGGCCATCAAGAAGGGGACGGGGGAGCTCGAGGGCACCGCCTACGAGGAGGTCACCTACGAGGGCTACGGCCCCGGGGGCGTGGCCGTCCTGGTGGAGGCCATGACGGACAACCGCCAGCGGACCGTGGCCGACCTCCGCTACCTCTTCGGGAAGCGGGGCGGCAACCTCGGCGAACCCGGCAGCGTGGCCTGGATGTTCGAAAAGAAGGGCCTCATCGTGGTCTCGAAGGACGCGGTGGACGAGGACGCCCTCATGGAGGCGGCCATCGAGGCCGGCGCCGAGGACATCCAGGACCAGGGCGGGGAATGGGAGATCCACACCACGCCGGAGACCTTCGGCGAGGTCAAGGAGGCCCTGGACCGGGCGGGCATTCCGTGTCTGTCCGCCGAGATCTCCATGGTCCCAAAGACCACGGTGGAAGTCGCCGAGGAGAAGAAGGCGCTCCAGGTCCTCCAGCTCATGGAGGCCCTGGAGGACCACGACGACGTCCAGCACGTCTACGCCAACTTCGACATCCCGGAAGAGATCCTGGAGAAGGCGCAGTAG
- the ruvB gene encoding Holliday junction branch migration DNA helicase RuvB: MIEDLFPEAVQDDAAVDPGLRPRTLREYVGQEDVKRGLELFIRAARERREALDHVLLHGHPGLGKTTLAHIIAGELGVSLRATSGPVIERPGDLAAVLTNLQPGDVLFIDEIHRLSPVVEEILYPAMEDFQLDLVIGQGPGARTIKIDLPRFTLVGATTRAGLLTPPLRDRFGVVFRVDFYQPTDLTEIVLRSARLLGIEIDRAGAMEIARRSRGTPRVANRLLRRVRDYAQVRAEGAITREVADAALTMLEVDERGLDRMDRTILATIMDKFGGGPVGLETIATAVGEEKNTIEDVYEPYLIQQGYLHRTPRGRVATDLAYAHLNRRREP, from the coding sequence ATGATCGAAGATCTCTTCCCAGAGGCCGTCCAGGACGATGCCGCGGTGGATCCCGGGCTCCGCCCGCGGACCCTCCGCGAGTACGTGGGCCAGGAGGACGTGAAGCGGGGCCTCGAGCTCTTCATCCGCGCGGCCCGGGAACGCCGCGAGGCCCTGGACCACGTCCTCCTTCACGGCCACCCCGGCCTCGGCAAGACCACCCTCGCCCACATCATCGCCGGGGAGCTGGGGGTGAGCCTCCGGGCCACCTCCGGGCCGGTCATCGAGCGGCCCGGGGACCTCGCCGCGGTCCTCACCAACCTCCAGCCCGGCGACGTCCTCTTCATCGACGAGATCCATCGCCTCAGCCCCGTGGTGGAGGAGATCCTCTACCCGGCCATGGAGGACTTCCAGCTGGACCTCGTCATCGGGCAGGGGCCCGGCGCCCGCACCATCAAGATCGATCTGCCGCGGTTCACCCTGGTGGGGGCCACCACCCGGGCCGGGCTGCTCACCCCGCCGCTCCGGGACCGTTTCGGGGTGGTCTTCCGGGTGGACTTCTACCAGCCGACGGATCTCACCGAGATCGTCCTGCGCTCTGCCCGGCTCTTGGGCATCGAGATCGACCGGGCGGGCGCCATGGAGATCGCGCGCCGATCCCGTGGGACCCCCCGCGTCGCCAACCGGCTCCTCCGCCGCGTCCGCGACTATGCCCAGGTCCGAGCCGAGGGGGCCATCACCCGGGAGGTCGCCGACGCGGCCCTGACCATGCTGGAGGTGGACGAACGGGGCCTCGACCGGATGGACCGGACGATCCTGGCCACCATCATGGACAAGTTCGGCGGCGGCCCCGTGGGGCTGGAGACCATCGCCACTGCTGTTGGTGAAGAAAAAAACACCATAGAGGATGTTTACGAGCCATACCTCATACAGCAGGGATACCTGCACCGGACCCCGCGGGGGCGCGTGGCCACGGATCTCGCCTACGCCCACCTGAACCGGCGCCGGGAGCCGTGA